The proteins below come from a single Rosa rugosa chromosome 2, drRosRugo1.1, whole genome shotgun sequence genomic window:
- the LOC133734367 gene encoding zinc transporter 2 has translation MASTFVIKTLKSTSLSLCVLLLLQPLLINGHGGEDHDSNSSSDEHEVLHSKSLLLVKVWCLIILLVTTFIGGISPYFYRWNENFLLLGTQFAGGVFLGTSLMHFLSDSAETFGGLTTKTYPFAFMLASAGYMLTMFGDCVVMLVTRSSETEARVEVEEGRVDVEHEDKEVPIGNGVNPVFLKTTSFGDTMLLILALCFHSIFEGIAVGVAGTKADAWRNLWTISLHKIFAAVAMGIALLRMLPKRAFLVTAAYSFAFAVSSPIGVGIGIAIDATTQGAVADWIYAISMGLACGVFVYVAINHLIAKGFKPQTKCYFDTPAFKFLAVLLGVGVIAVVMIWD, from the exons ATGGCTTCCACTTTTGTCATCAAGACTCTCAAGTCAACCTCTCTCTCACTTTGTGTGCTGCTACTCCTGCAACCGCTCCTAATTAATGGTCATGGAGGCGAAGACCATGACAGCAATAGCAGTAGCGACGAGCACGAAGTTCTGCATTCGAAAAGCTTGCTGTTGGTGAAAGTATGGTGTTTGATCATTTTACTCGTGACCACCTTCATTGGTGGTATCTCTCCATATTTTTATCGATGGAATGAAAACTTTCTTCTCTTGGGCACTCAATTTGCGGGTGGTGTTTTTCTCGGTACCTCTTTGATGCACTTCTTGAGCGATTCAGCTGAGACATTCGGAGGCCTTACGACCAAAACGTACCCTTTCGCATTCATGCTAGCTTCGGCTGGTTATATGCTAACCATGTTTGGCGATTGCGTGGTTATGCTTGTGACGAGGTCTAGTGAAACAGAAGCTAGAGTTGAAGTGGAGGAGGGAAGGGTTGATGTGGAGCATGAGGACAAGGAAGTTCCAATTGGAAATGGGGTCAACCCAGTTTTCTTGAAGACAACTTCTTTTGGAGACACCATGCTTCTTATTCTTGCCCTGTGTTTCCATTCAATTTTTGAGGGTATTGCTGTTGGAGTTGCAG GTACAAAGGCAGATGCATGGAGGAATCTATGGACAATATCATTACACAAGATTTTTGCAGCCGTTGCAATGGGAATTGCATTACTGAGGATGCTACCAAAGAGAGCATTTCTAGTAACTGCAGCTTATTCTTTTGCTTTCGCTGTTTCTAGTCCCATTGGAGTAGGCATAGGGATTGCCATTGATGCCACAACTCAAGGAGCTGTAGCTGATTGGATCTATGCAATTTCCATGGGACTTGCTTGTGGGGTTTTTGTCTACGTTGCAATCAACCACCTCATAGCCAAAGGGTTTAAACCACAAACCAAATGTTACTTTGACACTCCTGCTTTCAAGTTCCTTGCTGTGCTTCTTGGGGTGGGAGTCATAGCAGTAGTGATGATCTGGGATTAA